The following are from one region of the Sorghum bicolor cultivar BTx623 chromosome 2, Sorghum_bicolor_NCBIv3, whole genome shotgun sequence genome:
- the LOC8057327 gene encoding uncharacterized protein LOC8057327 produces MVSALTPSAKPLPHHRHPAKRGLLEFRRDCSRAVTSRVRITMLISQQNPRGAGDGDGAGTPLYLGIDFGTSGARYALIDKEGAIHSEGKRAYPVPVGDAAAAATDWASSWRAALFQLLADIPPVHRPSISSISIDGTSATTLIVDSDTGELLAGPFLYNESFPDALPAVESIAPANHTVCSASSTLCKLVSWWTSTTTGGSRPAAAVLMHQSDWLLWLLHGQFSVSDYNNALKVGYDPELHAYPSWLTSQPYSRMLPASVRAPGTPIAALKDDVCSQYGFSKNCVVCTGTTDSIAAFLAARSSEPGRAVTSLGSTLAIKLVSQVRVDDARFGVYSHRLDDTYWLVGGASNTGGAVLRQLFTDDQLVALSDHIDPAVPSTLDYYPLPAKGERFPVSDPDMTPRLQPRPVSDAEYLHGILESIARIEAKGYNLLKELGATAVEEVFTAGGGAQNDKWTAIRERVLGVPVRKAQQTEAAYGAALLALKGASSLIS; encoded by the exons ATGGTGTCAGCTCTCACTCCCTCAGCAAAGCCGCTGCCTCACCATCGCCACCCTGCAAAACGAG GATTACTGGAGTTCCGGAGGGATTGCAGCCGCGCTGTTACATCGAGGGTAAGAATCACCATGCTTATTAGCCAGCAGAATCCCCGCGGCGCCGGCGATGGCGATGGCGCCGGCACGCCTTTGTACCTCGGGATAGACTTCGGAACTTCCGGAGCAAGATACGCCCTCATCGACAAGGAAGGAGCCATCCATTCGGAAGGGAAACGAGCTTACCCTGTTCCT GtcggcgacgccgccgccgccgccacggacTGGGCGAGCTCCTGGCGAGCGGCGCTCTTCCAGCTCCTCGCCGACATCCCGCCCGTCCACCGCCCGTCCATCTCCTCCATCTCCATAGAcgggacctcggccaccacgctcATCGTCGACAG CGACACCGGGGAGCTTCTCGCCGGCCCGTTCCTCTACAACGAGAGCTTCCCAGACGCGCTGCCCGCCGTGGAGTCGATCGCGCCCGCCAACCACACCGtgtgctccgcctcctccacgcTCTGCAAGCTCGTGTCGTGGTGGACCTCGACCACGACCGGCGGCAGtcgtccggcggcggcggtgctgaTGCACCAGTCCGACTGGCTCCTCTGGCTCTTGCACGGCCAGTTCAGCGTCTCCGACTACAACAACGCCCTCAAGGTGGGCTACGATCCGGAGCTCCACGCCTACCCGAGCTGGCTGACGTCGCAGCCGTACTCGCGCATGCTGCCTGCTTCCGTCAGAGCACCTGGCACCCCCATTGCTGCACTCAAAGATGACGTGTGCTCACAGTACG GGTTCTCCAAGAACTGCGTTGTGtgcaccggaaccaccgacagCATAGCGGCGTTCCTTGCAGCTCGCAGCAGTGAACCAGGAAGAGCT GTGACGTCGCTGGGTTCAACTCTGGCGATCAAGCTGGTGAGCCAAGTCCGCGTGGACGACGCGAGGTTCGGCGTGTACAGCCACCGCCTGGACGACACGTACTGGCTCGTCGGCGGGGCGTCCAACACCGGGGGAGCCGTGCTCCGGCAGCTCTTCACCGACGACCAGCTCGTGGCGCTGAGCGACCACATCGACCCGGCCGTGCCTTCCACGCTCGACTACTACCCGCTGCCGGCGAAGGGCGAGAGGTTCCCAGTCTCTGATCCCGACATGACGCCGAGGTTGCAGCCCCGCCCAGTGAGCGACGCCGAGTACCTGCACGGCATCCTGGAATCCATCGCGCGAATTGAG GCCAAGGGGTACAATCTGCTCAAGGAGCTCGGCGCGACGGCTGTGGAGGAAGTGTTCACGGCAGGGGGAGGGGCGCAGAACGACAAGTGGACGGCCATTCGGGAGAGGGTGCTCGGCGTGCCGGTCCGGAAAGCCCAGCAGACTGAGGCAGCCTATGGAGCTGCATTGCTAGCACTCAAGGGCGCCAGCAGCTTAATTAGCTAG